The sequence GCCCCAAACAAGCATCCAAGCTCTCAGATGGCATTCGCTTCCATTATACGTTTGCCCTCGATGGTAAAACATGGTAAAAAAATGAGTCGAGGCCGGCTTCTCTCCTTGGGAAACTTTCTCTTGCTTGCTCTGCTCACCCTTTTGCCGCGGCCGCTTGCTGGCCAGGAAGCCCCGCCCGGGCCCCCCATTCGCGTCACCGTCAACGTGGTGAACGTCCTGGCCACGGTTCGAGACTCCGGCGGCCGGATCATCCCTGACCTCAAGAAGGAGGATTTTGACCTCTGGGAGGATGGCCAGAAACAAGAAATCAGTTTCTTCTCCAGGGAAAGCGCCGAGCCGCTTTCGCTCGGGCTGCTCGTGGACACCAGTGTCAGCCAGGGTCGAGTGCTCCCGATGGAACAACAATCGGCGGTGCGCTTCCTCGAGCAGGTGGTGAAGAAAAAGGACCTTGTCTTTGTGATCTCGTTCGACGTCGACGTGGACTTGCTCCAGGACTACACCAATGAGGTGGCGCGGCTTGAACGGGCGGTCGAGCGCACCGTGATCAATGCCCCCTTTTCGCCCGTCTCCCGCGGGCCCTTTGAAACCGGCTGCAAAGGAACCAGCCTCTTCGATGCCATCTACCTGGCCGCTACCGATAAGCTCGGCGGCGAGGCCGGCCGCAAGGCCCTCTTGATCCTCACCGATGGAGTGGACTGCGGCAGCCGCATGACGCTCAACCAGGCGCTCGAAGCCGCTCAGCGCAGCGACACCGTGATCTACCTCGTCGCCGTGTTTGACCGTTCCTTTTACGGCTCGGGCGGCTATTCCGGGGATAGCGTCATTAAAAAGCTAGCCGAGGAAACCGGCGGCCGGGGCATTACCGCGAGCGACCCCAAAAAGTTGACCCAGGCATTCGCGCAGATTGCCGAGGAGATGCGCTCGCAGTATTCCATCGGTTACACTTCCACCAACAAGAAGCGCGACGGCTCCTACCGTAAAATCAAGCTTCAGGTCAAGCGGGACGGCCACAAGCTCCTTGCCCGGCGGGGCTACTACGCTCCGAAAGAATAATTCCCACTGGAGAGGGAACCCGCCCAGACTTCCCGCCGCGGCGGGCGATTTCGGTGGCCATCCCTGTTTCTTGCCTTTGCTTCAATCTCTGGGCGCGTAATACCCGCGGCGGGTGCGAACTTTGACCCCTTTGCGCTCGGTGACGATCTCCACCCCATGAAATCTCCCGTCGGCAACGAGCTGAGTCGGCCGGAAGCCGAGGCTATATTGGCTGCGGAGTTCGAGCCCGATGTCTTCAAACGACTGGGAGAGGTCTTCCGCCCGATAAGGAAAGAAGGAGCGTCCGCCGGTGGAGTCGGCAAGCTCCTTCAAAATCTTGTCGCCCTCGGCGAGATGAATTTTCTCCGGCGTGGCCGTGCTCACGCTGAGCGACTCGATGTTGGTCGAGATGGTGTAGATGGCCACCTCAGCCCGCTCCGCCATCTCGAGCGAATCGCTGCGCGCTACCCGCGAAAAGGTATCCTGGCCGTCGGAGATGACGATCAAGACTCGCCGGTAGTTTTGCTCTTCCGGATTGGGTTGGGAAAGCTTGTTCCGGGCCGCCAAATAAATGGCGTCGAAGAGCGTGGTGCCGCCGCCGGGGCGGAGGGAGCGCACCGCCTTGGCCAGCGCCTCCGCGTCATCGGTGAAGTCCTGCACGACCGCCGGTTCGATGTCAAAGCTCATGAGGAACGCTTTGTCCTTGCCCCGGCGAAGCACGTTGTAAAAGAAATCGATCGCCGCCTCCTGCTCGAATTGGAAGCGCTCGCGAACGGAATTGCTCGTGTCAATGAGCATGCCGATGCGCAGCGGCAAATCCATTTCCCGGCTGAAATACTGAATCGACTGCGGCCGTTTGTCCTCGAAAACCTTGAAATCATCGCGGCCCAGGTCGGTCACGAAGCGGTTTTTCCTGTCCAGCACGCTGAAAACCATGTTCACCACTTCAACGCGCCGGCGGATGGTCGTGCGGCTGCTTTCCGGCTTTTGGGTTTGGGAGGGAGGGTTCTGCGGGGGTGGCGCCGAGGGCGGCGACTGCCCCCCGGCGAAGCCGGTCGCCAAGATCACCATCGTCAGCGCAAGCGCCCTGCCTTGCATGTTGCCCGCCCCCGAAAATACCCGCCCTATTATAATTAGCTCTGCTCAGCCCGGTCAACACAGAAGCAGCGCCCCGCGACAGGAACCGGCATCGAAGCCAACTCAGAGCGCTTTTTCCAACGCTCTCTGGAAGGCGATCAACTCGGGCGGCAGCGCCGCCTTGATTTCCAACCACCGGCCGTCCGCCGGGTGACGAAACCGCACAAGGGCAGCGTGCAGAAAATTTCTGCCCAGCACTGGCAACCTCGTTCCGCCCAGGCGAATCTGGCGCGAGGCCCCATAAAGCGTGTCGCCCACCACCGGATGGCCCAGTGCTGAAAAGTGAACCCGGATCTGGTGTGTCCGGCCGGTGGGGATGGTTGCTTCCACCAGGGTGAACCCGTCCAGCCGGCCGAGGACGCGATATTCGGTCCTGGCTTGGCGCCCCTCGCGGCGCCGAGTGGTCATGCGCACCCGCCGCACCCGGTCGCGCGCCACCGGCAAGGTGATGCTGCCCCGGTCGCTTTTGATGCGCCCGTGCACCAACGCGATATATCGCTTTTCCACCTGCCGCAGCCGAAATTGCTCGCTGAGCTTCAGGTGGGCCGCATCTGTTTTGGCAACAATGAGTGCTCCCGATGTGCCGCGGTCCAGCCGGTGAACAATTCCGGGGCGCAGCGGCCCGCCGATCGAGGCGAGCTGCCCCACATGGTGCAGCAGGGCGTTGACCAGCGTTCCGCCGCGGACACCGGCCCCGGCATGCACCACCATGCCCGCCGGCTTGTTCACAACCACCACGTCGTCGTCTTCGTACAAAATCTCAATCGCAATGTCTTCCGGCTGCGCCGGAAGCCCGGCCCCGCCCGCCCCGACAGGTCGGGGCCATTCCACTTCGATGGACTCTTGCCCGGATAGTAGCAGGCGGGGCTTCACCCGCTTGGCAGCCAGCGCTCCGCGAGTATCGGCAAGCCGGACGCGACCCTGCTTGATCCATTGTTGCAACCGCGCCCGGCTCACTCCCGGCAATTGCTGAGCAAGGTATTTGTCCAGTCGCTTCCCGGCCGCCGCCCCATCAGGACCCAACTTTTGGACGAGGGGGTTCATGGGCGATCCCGCAAGCCCGCTCGCCGCCTCCACCAGAATGTCACCACGCCGAGGATGCACAGCAAGCTGATCAATTGCGAGGTGGACAGCCAGTGGCCGATGACAAAGCCGCGTTGCTCGTCATCGCCGCGGACCATTTCGATCAGGAAGCGCCCGATGGCATAAAGGAAAAGATAGACGCTGAAAACCTGGCCGTCATAGCTTTTCCGCCGGGCAAGCCTGCCGAGATACCAAAACAGCGCCATATCCAGGACGAACTCGTAGAGCTGAGCGGGATGGAGCGGGACCCCAAGCGGGACTCCGACCACCTGATGACTATACGGCTCGGTGAACGTGACCGCCCAGGGAAACCCGGTCGCTTTGCCCCAGCAGCATCCGGCTGAAAAGCAACCCAGCCGCCCCATGCCCAGCCCGAAGCTGACACCGGGCGAGAAGACGTCGGCGACCTTCCCGAACGAGTAGCGGTACCGGCGCGCCATCAGCACGCAGGCGATGGCCCCACCCGCCAGACCAAAATACCAGACCCCGGCCGACTGCAACGTCGAAAGCGAAAGCATCTCCAGCGGGTGATCCAGGTAGTACTGCCGTTCGCTCAAAAACATTCCCAGTTTGGCGCCAACGATACCGGCAAGCGCCATGACGATGCCCAGGTCCCAGACCTTGCCCGAGTCCAATCCCTCCTCGGGCGCCCGCCTTGCTGCCAGGACGAGCGCGGAAAAAAAACCCAGCGCCACGAGCAATCCGTAAGTGTGGAGGGTAAACCAGCCAAGCTGGAGCAGGCGAGGAAACAAGTCAAGGCTCCGCTCGAGGCGAAGCCCGCTCGGGCGGCCGCCGCCCCGCGTCACCCCGCCGGGCAGGGCGGCGCTCTTCGCCGAAGAAGATCTCGTATAGCACCAGCAGCGCGCCGAGCACGATGGCTGCGTCGGCAAGATTGAAAACGGGCCAGTGATAACTGCGGAAGTAGAAATCGAGGAAGTCAATGACACTGCCGTTGCTAATGCGATCCCAGAGGTTCCCCAACGCGCCGCCGAGAATCATAGCCAGGCCGGTGCGCCCCACCCGGGATTCCTGGCGCGAGCGCCAAAGCAAGGCGAGCACGACCACGCTCGCCAACACCGAAACCAGTATCAACAGCCCAAGCTTGAAGGAGGAAGAGCCATCGGCCATCAGGCTGAACGCGGCCCCACGATTGAGCGTATGGGTCAGATTGAAGGCACCCTCCACGATAGACCGCACCTCTCCCAGGCGAAGTTCGCTCGAGATGACCCGCTTGCTCAACTGGTCGGCGGCAACCACCGCTCCGGCCAGAATCAAGAACGGAACTCTTGCCGATGCGTTCATACGGATGGCCCGGCTGTCATCGGGAGCCCGCTTCGATCTGGGCGAGGGCGGCAAGGCATCGCTCGCAGATCGTCGGGTGCTGGGACGATTCGCCAACCCGCGTCGAATAGCTCCAACAGCGCTCACACTTGGCTCCCTCCGCCCGGCTGACGGAGATTTCCAGGCCGGGGATCTCCGACTCGAGCGCGCCCTCGCGGTGTTCGCGGCCCAGTTCAACCTGGGACACGATCAACCACATCGGCAGCCACTCACGGTACGATTCGAGCAACGGCTCCAGGGCGCTGTTCATGCGGAGATAGACCTTCGCGTCGAGCCCGCTGCCGATAATCTTGTCCTTGCGCGCTGCTTCCAGGGCCTTCAACACCTCGGTCCGCACCGCCAGCAAGCCATCCCAGTTGGCCGCCCGGTCTTCTTCGAGACCGGCAGCCAGCTCCTCCGGCCTGGGGAAGTGCTGGGCGTGAACCGTTTCCCGCTCGTCCCGAACCTTCGCTGCGGGCTTGCCCGCCTCTGGCCAAGGCGCGCCTTTGGGCAAATGTTTCCACGCCTCTTCCGCGGTGAAAACCATCAAAGGTGCCGCCAGACGAATCAAAGCGTCCGCGATGCGATAGAGCGCGCTCTGGGCCGACCGGCGCGGCAACGAATCCGGGGCAAAGGTGTACAGCCGGTCCTTCGAGATATCCACATAGAGCGCGCTCAAGTCCACTGCGCAGAAATCATAGAGGGCGTGATAGACCTTGTGAAAGGCGTAGCCGGCGTACCACTCGAGGCATCGCCGGACCAGCCCCTTCGCCCGCTCCTGCATCCAGCGGTCCACCTCCAGCATGCGCTCGGCGGCGACGAGGTGGCGAGCCGGGTCGAAATCAAAGAGGTTCGCAAGGCAAATCCGAAACGTGTTGCGAATTTTTCGATAGGCTTCGCCCAGCCGGGCGAGGCTCTCCTCGCTCCACCTCATGTCGTCGTGATAATCGACCGAGGCCACCCACAAGCGAAGGATTTCAGCGCCGTATTTATCGCAGATTTCGCGCGGCAGGATGACGTTGCCCAGCGATTTCGACATGGGCCGCCCCTCCGCATCGAGCGTCCAGCCGTGCGAGATCACGGTGCGATAGGGCGCCCCGCCTTTTGTCCCGACCCCGATCAGCAACGAACTGTGGAACCAGCCGCGATACTGGTCGCCGCCTTCGATATACACGTCGGAAGGCCACGGGTGATCCGGGCTATGGCCCAGCACCGCCAGGTGCGACGAGCCGGAATCAAACCAGACGTCGAGGATGTCATTCTCTTTGCGGAAGCGCGAGGCGCCGCACTTCCCGCATTTCGTTCCTCGCGGCAAAAGTTCTTCGGCCGGGTGAGCAAACCAGGCGTCGGCGCCCTCCTTTTCAAACCAGCGCACTACCTGGCGCAGCGCCTTCGCGTCCTCGAGCGGCGCCTCGCACGCCTCACAGTAGAAGACAAGCAGCGGGACGCCCCAGACGCGCTGGCGAGAAATGCACCAATCGGGCCGCGTGCCCACCAGGCTGGCGATGCGCTCCTCGCCCCATTCCGGCAGCCACTTCACCCGCCGGATCTCTTCGAGCGCACGCTCGCGCAGCCGGTCACGCTCCAGGGAAATGAACCACTGCTCGGTCGCCCGGAAGATGACCGGATTGTGGCAACGCCAGCAGTGCGGGTAAGAGTGCTTCAGGTCTTCGCTCGCCAGCAACGCTCCGCGCTTACGCAACAGCTCGATGATGGAACGGTTGGCCTCGAAGACGCGCTGGCCCGCATACTCCGGCAATCCTTCGCTGAATCGCCCGGCATTGTCCACCGGGCAGTAGGTCTCCAGCCCATACTTGAGCCCGGTCATGTAGTCTTCCGCGCCGTGCCCGGGCGCGGTGTGGACGATGCCGGTGCCGACATCGAGAGTCACGTATTCGGCCAAAACACTGTCAATGAAAGAATTTGGGTATCCTTGTTTCGGCGGGAGGAACGGATGCTCAAAAACAAGGCCTCTTTGCTCCAAATCGGAGCCCTTGAACGTCGCCAGGACCGCCTTTTGCTTGAAGCCGCACTGCCCGGCGACCACTTCCCGAAGTTGGTCGGCGACGAGATAGACGGCTCCCTCCTCTGTCTCGACAGCCGCATAGTCAAAGTCAGGATGGAAGGCCAGGGCCATGCTCGCCGGAAGAGTCCAGGGCGTGGTGGTCCAGGTGATGGCAAACACTTCCCGACCTCGAAGCGCCTCAGGCACATCGTGTGGCTCAGTCCTCTTGAGGCCCTTGATTGTATGAACAACCGTAACCGGATGCTGGGTCAGCCTGTAGCGAACCCAGATGGAAGGGCTGGTATGGTCTTCGTACTCGACCTCGGCTTCGGCCAGAGCCGTCTCGTCGTACACGCACCAATAGACCGGCTTGAGTCCGCGATAGACGCTGCCCTTTTCCAAAAACTTCAGGAAGGTTTCCGCGATGAGGGCTTCGTATTGGTTGCTCATCGTCAGATAGGGGTCGTCCCATTGCCCGAAGATTCCCAGCCGCTTGAAGTCGCGCCGATGAAGTTCGACGAATCGGGCGGCGTATTCACGGCAGGCCCGGCGAATCTCGACCGGGCTCATCGTGGCCTTGCGCTCTTTCAGGTCCTGGTCCACTTTGATTTCAATGGGCAGGCCGTGGCAATCCCATCCGGGAACAAACGGTGCCCGATAGCCCATCATGGTTCGGGACTTGACGATGAAATCTTTCAGGATTTTATTGGCGCCGGTGCCGAGGTGAACATCGCCGTTGGCATAGGGAGGGCCATCGTGAAGCACAAAAACCGGCGCCCCCTCGCGGGCCTGAAGGATTCGCTCGTAGATTCGCTTGGCCTCCCACTCAGCCAACTGGGCTGGCTCGGTCTGCGCCAGATTGGCCTTCATGGCGAATGCGGTTCTGGGAAGGTTCAGAGTACTTTTCAAATCAACGGCTTTGGGCATTCGCCCTCCGGCCCATTCTCCCCATCGGTGAGGATCGGGCTGAGAAAGGACCCACGATAGCGACGGCATCGCTCACCCCGCTGTGGCGGGGCGAGTCCGGCCAGCCAAGCGCGTCATGTTACAATGATTTGGTTGTGCTGTCAGCATTACGGCATGCCGGAGAATACATCCTTTTTTTGCGAGTGGAATCTAAGTAGAATAGGCTGACCAGCTCAGAATGGAACGGAAGGATGGCAACGCAGACCCAAGGGCCTCCAACAAGCACCCCGACCGCAGGCCAAGCGAAGGCACCGCGAGCGACTGAGCCGCCCAACCTTTTCCCCGACTATGAGTCCAGATGGCAGGTCTTTTCCCGGAATCTGCGCGAGTTCTTGACAAGCCGGGGAGCGTTTGGCTCGGCGCCGCGAGGGGTGCGCTCTGACCTTTTCCTC is a genomic window of Candidatus Acidiferrales bacterium containing:
- a CDS encoding VWA domain-containing protein, with the protein product MGNFLLLALLTLLPRPLAGQEAPPGPPIRVTVNVVNVLATVRDSGGRIIPDLKKEDFDLWEDGQKQEISFFSRESAEPLSLGLLVDTSVSQGRVLPMEQQSAVRFLEQVVKKKDLVFVISFDVDVDLLQDYTNEVARLERAVERTVINAPFSPVSRGPFETGCKGTSLFDAIYLAATDKLGGEAGRKALLILTDGVDCGSRMTLNQALEAAQRSDTVIYLVAVFDRSFYGSGGYSGDSVIKKLAEETGGRGITASDPKKLTQAFAQIAEEMRSQYSIGYTSTNKKRDGSYRKIKLQVKRDGHKLLARRGYYAPKE
- a CDS encoding VWA domain-containing protein, with the translated sequence MQGRALALTMVILATGFAGGQSPPSAPPPQNPPSQTQKPESSRTTIRRRVEVVNMVFSVLDRKNRFVTDLGRDDFKVFEDKRPQSIQYFSREMDLPLRIGMLIDTSNSVRERFQFEQEAAIDFFYNVLRRGKDKAFLMSFDIEPAVVQDFTDDAEALAKAVRSLRPGGGTTLFDAIYLAARNKLSQPNPEEQNYRRVLIVISDGQDTFSRVARSDSLEMAERAEVAIYTISTNIESLSVSTATPEKIHLAEGDKILKELADSTGGRSFFPYRAEDLSQSFEDIGLELRSQYSLGFRPTQLVADGRFHGVEIVTERKGVKVRTRRGYYAPRD
- a CDS encoding RluA family pseudouridine synthase — protein: MNPLVQKLGPDGAAAGKRLDKYLAQQLPGVSRARLQQWIKQGRVRLADTRGALAAKRVKPRLLLSGQESIEVEWPRPVGAGGAGLPAQPEDIAIEILYEDDDVVVVNKPAGMVVHAGAGVRGGTLVNALLHHVGQLASIGGPLRPGIVHRLDRGTSGALIVAKTDAAHLKLSEQFRLRQVEKRYIALVHGRIKSDRGSITLPVARDRVRRVRMTTRRREGRQARTEYRVLGRLDGFTLVEATIPTGRTHQIRVHFSALGHPVVGDTLYGASRQIRLGGTRLPVLGRNFLHAALVRFRHPADGRWLEIKAALPPELIAFQRALEKAL
- the lgt gene encoding prolipoprotein diacylglyceryl transferase gives rise to the protein MFPRLLQLGWFTLHTYGLLVALGFFSALVLAARRAPEEGLDSGKVWDLGIVMALAGIVGAKLGMFLSERQYYLDHPLEMLSLSTLQSAGVWYFGLAGGAIACVLMARRYRYSFGKVADVFSPGVSFGLGMGRLGCFSAGCCWGKATGFPWAVTFTEPYSHQVVGVPLGVPLHPAQLYEFVLDMALFWYLGRLARRKSYDGQVFSVYLFLYAIGRFLIEMVRGDDEQRGFVIGHWLSTSQLISLLCILGVVTFWWRRRAGLRDRP
- the lspA gene encoding signal peptidase II; the protein is MNASARVPFLILAGAVVAADQLSKRVISSELRLGEVRSIVEGAFNLTHTLNRGAAFSLMADGSSSFKLGLLILVSVLASVVVLALLWRSRQESRVGRTGLAMILGGALGNLWDRISNGSVIDFLDFYFRSYHWPVFNLADAAIVLGALLVLYEIFFGEERRPARRGDAGRRPPERASPRAEP
- the ileS gene encoding isoleucine--tRNA ligase; this encodes MPKAVDLKSTLNLPRTAFAMKANLAQTEPAQLAEWEAKRIYERILQAREGAPVFVLHDGPPYANGDVHLGTGANKILKDFIVKSRTMMGYRAPFVPGWDCHGLPIEIKVDQDLKERKATMSPVEIRRACREYAARFVELHRRDFKRLGIFGQWDDPYLTMSNQYEALIAETFLKFLEKGSVYRGLKPVYWCVYDETALAEAEVEYEDHTSPSIWVRYRLTQHPVTVVHTIKGLKRTEPHDVPEALRGREVFAITWTTTPWTLPASMALAFHPDFDYAAVETEEGAVYLVADQLREVVAGQCGFKQKAVLATFKGSDLEQRGLVFEHPFLPPKQGYPNSFIDSVLAEYVTLDVGTGIVHTAPGHGAEDYMTGLKYGLETYCPVDNAGRFSEGLPEYAGQRVFEANRSIIELLRKRGALLASEDLKHSYPHCWRCHNPVIFRATEQWFISLERDRLRERALEEIRRVKWLPEWGEERIASLVGTRPDWCISRQRVWGVPLLVFYCEACEAPLEDAKALRQVVRWFEKEGADAWFAHPAEELLPRGTKCGKCGASRFRKENDILDVWFDSGSSHLAVLGHSPDHPWPSDVYIEGGDQYRGWFHSSLLIGVGTKGGAPYRTVISHGWTLDAEGRPMSKSLGNVILPREICDKYGAEILRLWVASVDYHDDMRWSEESLARLGEAYRKIRNTFRICLANLFDFDPARHLVAAERMLEVDRWMQERAKGLVRRCLEWYAGYAFHKVYHALYDFCAVDLSALYVDISKDRLYTFAPDSLPRRSAQSALYRIADALIRLAAPLMVFTAEEAWKHLPKGAPWPEAGKPAAKVRDERETVHAQHFPRPEELAAGLEEDRAANWDGLLAVRTEVLKALEAARKDKIIGSGLDAKVYLRMNSALEPLLESYREWLPMWLIVSQVELGREHREGALESEIPGLEISVSRAEGAKCERCWSYSTRVGESSQHPTICERCLAALAQIEAGSR